One region of Marivirga arenosa genomic DNA includes:
- a CDS encoding dienelactone hydrolase family protein, with protein MKNSLKIPTLILLTFILSVHLIAQDKVENRLEVSPRHHEWVELAAGDKTLKSFIVYPQVSEPVKAVIIIHENRGLTDWVRNFADQLAAEGYIAFAPDMLSDFNEEFSQTSDFPSSDDARNAIYELDPKCVSSYLNVAFKYLKNLPAANGRVSVIGFCWGGSQSFRYATNNPDLKEALVFYGTGPKESIKYMNIQAPVYGFYGENDQRVNSTIDASKKAMDNYQHIFDYEIYEGAGHAYMRSGDDPDGPEANIMARNKSWERMLMILGQ; from the coding sequence ATGAAAAATTCACTCAAAATCCCTACTCTTATTTTATTGACTTTTATTTTAAGTGTGCATTTAATAGCACAAGACAAAGTAGAAAATAGACTTGAAGTATCACCCCGTCATCACGAATGGGTAGAATTAGCAGCTGGCGATAAAACTTTGAAATCATTTATAGTATATCCACAAGTTTCTGAACCTGTTAAAGCAGTCATTATCATACATGAAAACAGAGGTTTAACGGACTGGGTAAGAAATTTTGCTGACCAATTGGCAGCGGAAGGTTATATTGCCTTCGCTCCAGATATGTTATCAGATTTTAATGAGGAGTTTAGTCAGACTTCTGATTTCCCATCTTCTGACGATGCAAGAAATGCCATATATGAACTAGATCCAAAATGTGTAAGCTCTTATTTAAACGTTGCATTTAAATATTTAAAAAACTTGCCTGCTGCAAATGGAAGAGTTTCAGTTATTGGTTTTTGCTGGGGTGGTTCCCAATCTTTCCGATATGCTACCAACAATCCTGATTTGAAAGAAGCTTTAGTTTTTTATGGGACGGGTCCTAAAGAAAGTATTAAGTATATGAATATTCAAGCCCCGGTTTATGGTTTTTATGGTGAGAATGATCAAAGAGTTAATTCTACTATAGATGCCTCAAAAAAAGCTATGGACAATTATCAACATATTTTTGACTATGAAATTTATGAAGGTGCTGGACATGCGTATATGCGATCTGGTGATGATCCTGATGGACCCGAAGCAAATATTATGGCTAGAAATAAATCTTGGGAAAGAATGTTAATGATTTTAGGTCAATAA